The proteins below come from a single Corynebacterium glyciniphilum AJ 3170 genomic window:
- a CDS encoding acyl-CoA dehydrogenase family protein → MSDRSKRNDSTPGLNTIKRDAIGTAMRVLTRFTGSDLATKYGLSEKVDRVAYESTKGGMRTLGAINRQFKKSKGSGKPVRLENQGSEGDGTTEPKKPAKVLFDLTPSEDQEMLTSAVREFAEEQLRPGAHDADEAAETPQEILNTAAELGISLVSLPEEFEGLASESASTTSALVAEALAFGDMGQAVAILAPAGVATTITNYGDDAQQKTYLPEFAGESVPQAAVIVNESRALFDPFVLQTTAKREGDNIVINGVKTMVPSAGSAELFVVAVDLDGVNTFAIVESSTEGVVVEADPSMGVRAAGLGRVLLKDVKVPASNLLGGAELDNETRTENYAEIIRRARLGWAALAAGTSEAVLEYVKPYVKERQAFGEPIAHRQSVAFMVANIRIELDGLRMILLRGVSRIDQGLSYNREAGLARRFAADRGMQIGLDGVQLLGGHGYTKEHPVERWYRDLRAIGVAEGVVVL, encoded by the coding sequence ATGAGTGACCGAAGCAAGCGGAACGATTCCACACCGGGCCTCAACACGATCAAGCGTGATGCCATCGGTACCGCGATGCGCGTGTTGACCCGCTTCACCGGCTCCGATCTGGCGACCAAGTACGGTCTCAGCGAGAAGGTGGACCGGGTGGCCTACGAGTCCACCAAGGGCGGTATGCGCACCCTCGGTGCGATCAACCGCCAGTTCAAGAAGTCCAAGGGTTCCGGCAAGCCGGTGCGCCTGGAGAACCAGGGTAGTGAGGGCGACGGCACGACGGAGCCGAAGAAGCCGGCGAAGGTGCTCTTCGACCTGACCCCCTCCGAAGACCAGGAGATGCTGACTTCCGCCGTGCGTGAATTCGCCGAGGAGCAGCTCCGCCCCGGTGCACACGACGCCGACGAGGCCGCCGAGACTCCCCAGGAGATCCTGAACACCGCAGCTGAGCTGGGAATCTCCCTGGTCAGCCTGCCGGAAGAGTTCGAGGGCCTGGCCTCTGAGTCCGCCTCCACGACCTCTGCTCTCGTTGCTGAGGCGCTGGCCTTCGGTGACATGGGCCAGGCCGTCGCCATCCTGGCGCCCGCAGGAGTGGCCACCACCATCACCAACTACGGTGATGATGCACAGCAGAAGACCTACCTGCCGGAGTTCGCCGGAGAGTCCGTCCCCCAGGCTGCTGTTATCGTTAACGAGTCCCGTGCTCTGTTCGATCCCTTCGTCCTGCAGACCACCGCCAAGCGCGAGGGTGACAACATCGTCATCAACGGTGTGAAGACCATGGTTCCCAGTGCCGGCTCGGCGGAGTTGTTCGTCGTCGCTGTGGACCTCGACGGTGTCAACACCTTCGCCATCGTCGAGTCCTCCACCGAGGGCGTCGTGGTCGAGGCTGATCCGTCCATGGGTGTCCGCGCCGCAGGTCTGGGCCGCGTCCTGCTCAAGGACGTCAAGGTTCCGGCCTCCAACCTGCTGGGTGGTGCAGAGCTCGACAACGAAACCCGCACCGAGAACTACGCCGAGATCATCCGCCGTGCCCGCCTGGGCTGGGCTGCACTCGCCGCGGGCACCTCCGAGGCCGTGCTCGAGTACGTCAAGCCGTACGTCAAGGAGCGTCAGGCCTTCGGTGAGCCCATCGCCCACCGCCAGTCTGTCGCCTTCATGGTCGCCAACATCCGTATCGAGCTCGACGGCCTGCGCATGATCCTGCTCCGCGGAGTCTCCCGGATCGACCAGGGGCTGTCCTACAACCGCGAGGCCGGCCTCGCCCGACGCTTTGCCGCAGACCGCGGCATGCAGATCGGCCTCGACGGAGTCCAGCTGCTCGGTGGCCACGGCTACACCAAGGAGCACCCGGTGGAGCGGTGGTACCGCGACCTGCGTGCCATCGGTGTCGCCGAAGGCGTCGTGGTCCTGTAA